From the genome of Ailuropoda melanoleuca isolate Jingjing chromosome 5, ASM200744v2, whole genome shotgun sequence:
GTAACTCACGCAAAAGGGTTTTAGCCTTGAAGGTCTGGCTTCTAAATTCACAGGGGTCTGTCATCAGAGCTGGGCAGCAGACCTAACTCATGGGACACCGTGAAGGGCGAGAACCCCCAGGTGCACTGCCCAAGTGCTGAGATCTTGGTTGCTAGCAAACCTCAGGATCCGCCCAGGGCTTTCCTATCCAATTGTGATGGAGCAAAACCTAGGGACTGAAGGGAATGTAGCTTCATAAAGCTCCTGGGAAGGGTGTGGAAAAcagggtctttaaaaaaaaaaaaatctgctcccAAATACCAATTCCCATAAACTGTACCCTTGGGGGGTTAAAAATGCAGTTTACTTCTCTTACCCTTGCAAGAGTTGTCTTTATCATTAGATTATATTCTCATATTTCTATCAAGATGCAGCGGTTGGGGGATGTTGGCCCTTTAAGGGGGCAGcggaggaggggctgggactcTTAAAGACGGGGGCAGCAAATCAGACCCGGCCTAGGCTGCTTGGCTAAACTAAGCAGAAAGGACAGCAGCAGTCAGGCGGTGGGTGCCGGCAGCAGGGCAGCTGCTGTTGAGGtgctgtgtgtatctgtgtggaAGAACTTCTCCAACTCTGAGCTCTGTCCCTTGGCAGGACAGCTCCCTGCAGCTGGGCTGGTGAGGGCAAAGGGTGGGGCTTTGGGCAGTCTGAGAGTCCAGGGTCCTGTTCCTGGAGACCCTGGGCCAATACTCCTCTGGCAACCTTGCTGGGGAGAGATCATGGCTGTTTAGGCCATGCTATCATTACCGAGGAGAGTGGTGTCTCTGGGTTTCTTTCCTGTCTCAGATTTACCTTCCAGAGGCTGACAGTGTTTTCTCACCAGAAGAAACAGACATGGTGGAAGCCTGCCAGCCTGCAAAGATGAAATGTCTTGAAGGTATTGCTCATTAGGCTGTGGAATCTGGATGAAAAGCCTTGGGGTGCAGAGACTTGCTGGTATGGTTCAGTGGACGGATGTGGGCCTGGGTGTCCAGAACTACTGCGAGTGATTTCCAAACTCTTGGACTCGCTAACTACATCACACTGGTGACCGAGGTCACGTTTCTGGGCCCTATTTTCCTCCGCTTCATGGGGAAATGATCACTACCAGCCTTGCAGGACTGCTCAGAGAGTTAAATGGACACATACATGTGAAGTATCAGGTGCACAGTAGGCTTCAATTGCAGTGAGTCCTGGCACCTGGGACTGGATTAGTTAAAGAGGCACCGAGAGGGCTGTTAGGTGGGGGAGAGCAAGTAGAGAAGCCTGGGGTGGTACCTAATGAGGCAATTGAAGAGATATGGAAGGCAAATGTGTTCGGCACCTGCCAGGTTCCGTTTGCTCTAGTTAGGGGGTGGGGGTTAGGGGTAACAAGAGGGGAGACTGAAGGCGGTGTTGGAGATGACTTATGAACGGAAGGGTTACTGAGAAGCAGCCTCTCTAGACGAGACTCCTCACACCTGAGTCCCCATCTACTCCTCAGGCCCCTACTTAAACCAAGGCCCAAGCAAGTCCTGTAGCCCCTTGGCTCCTGAGGAGGAGCTGGCGTCTGCCTCCCaactgggggaagaggaggacgaGGGGGAGGATCTGGATCCAGATCTAGCTCCAGAGccagagggggaagaggaggacgaggtggaggaggaagagcatgATCTCGGGGACCCAGCTGTCCTCAGTGCTATCCAGAACACCCAGGTACGGGAGCCGGGGGGGCGGGGTACAGTTGGCCTGAACTCTCTGCAGCTTACAGACGGTTGTTAAATACCCTTCTCTCCTCCGCTCCTTTCTAGTCCGCCACCTTAACCATTTGGCCGTGACTACGCGACCTCCACACCTAAGACAGGTTCTGGGTTAACAATTACTATTTCAGGCTTGAACCTGAGTAGAgactgtctccttccttccctctttcttcctatctttcaCTTAGTTTCTGATGCTGTCTTCACCTTAAAAACCAGGTCCTAGCAGGGTTGTGCATAGCTCATAGGCGCTGGTTGAGCTCCTGGTACTAAAGGTGAGTCATCTTTGACCTTGGGCCCCTGTGTCTCAGCAGTTCATTCCTGATATTTATTCCCTCGGAGTCCCACAACCAGTGGAGAGAGGCAGGATTCCtatatagaaatgaaatcatagggtgcctgggtggctcagtcggtaaggcatctgccctcagctcagatcttgatcccagggtcctgggattgagccccacctctgtcatcaggctccctgctcagcggggcacctgcttctccctctacctctgcctgccactccccctgcttgtgcgttctctgtcaaataaataaacaaccttaaaaaaaaaaaaaaaagaaagaaatgaaatcagtctCCCTCAACCTATTCCTGAGATACCAGTCTTGCTTCCCCTCAAAGAAAGCAGGAAGGTCCTAACCTGGTTGACTTTTTTATTACAAGGGAGGGCCAGGCTACCATGGTCTCAGATATTGGCAGTGGTTGGCCTTCCTGCGCTCCATACCCAATGGAACACTGATGACTATAGAAGACACCTCAGCACTCATTCAAGCCTGttttcctccctcccattccAGAGAGGCCTTCTCAACTCCTCTGGAATCAAGGCCTCTGGTGTACTGGGGATGTCCCCTGCTTCCTTGCACTTTGTGTGGCAGGTGAGTCCCTTCAATCTCCATCCTGTGAGAAAGTAATGATGTGTGGAGAAGGAGCACATGGAGCGTCCCTTAGTCTGCTCTTGACCTTGCTCTGGCGATGAAGGACCCCAAGTGAAGTGTAGGTATGGGAGGTGGGAGACACCCATAATGTAGGGACACTTGGCAAATGACAGAGGTGGTCCTGGGATAACTGGCCGTCCCATGAAAAGGACAAACCAGAGCCCTACTTCCCCCTCCCTACATTTCAGCACAGGAGCAGCACGGAGCTTAGTGCTAGAAAGAGCAGCTGCCTTTAATTAACTGTCATGAGAACATGACCTGGGCTAGAGGAATTGCAGGAAATCCTGCAGGGAGAACGAGAAGACAATTGCAGCTCTgaggagggcttcagaggagtcCAAAAAGAGGCAAACAAGCATTACTCCAATAGCTGAAGGCACAAGAGCCTGAAAAAAAGACCATcgcagagaagagagggagagaaagagagacagacaggtgtTGACTCACCAGACAGGAAAAGCACATGCCCCCACATTTGTCAGGGGCTGAAGAGCTGCTCGCTAGGAGGTGACAAACTCTGTTGGGTGAGGTTCTTGTGGGAGAAAAGGCAGGTGAGAATATAAAGGTGGGAAAGGCACATGTGGCAACAGGGGCAGCATTCTGTTGGTGGAGCTGCCCCTTTCCCAGACCTCTGAATTCCATTCTCAGACGCTGGACTACCTCTCTCCAGTTCCTTTCCGGACTACCTTTCCCAGTGCCAGCTCTTCAGCACGGCACTTTGGACCTCGACTTCTCTCGCCAGACCCAACTCTCTCCTGCAGCCTTCCAACCTCATGGCCCCCTAGTTTCAGGTACTGGTTCAGGGCACGGGCCCCCCAGCATCTCCCCCAGACTGAGTTCTTCTCTGGAGGTTTCAGGACGTAGTGGCCGAGGAGGGATGGGGGCCACCTATCAGCTGCCACAGAAAAACACCTACAGAAACCTAGTCAGAGAAGTGTGCAGTGGAGTCCAGTCCCTTCTCCCTCACAGAGGCAGAAGTAGAGGCCCAGGgggactaaaaaaataaaaaacaaaaaacttgaggTTAGCTAgcatggcagaaccaggattagGACTCAGAACTCCCACCAACCAGGCCAAATGGCTCTCTACTGTGTCAAGATTTCCTGCAGCTGATTTGCAGGAAAATATATCCTGGAGGGGAATGTGAGCCCTGTTGAGCCAGGGTTGTGCTGTTTCATGCGGCAGACTTTGGGGAGGCACATGGACAGGTAGGATTCCCTTAGATGTTCAGCTGAGCTTACTAGAGGCTAATTGGATGGAAGGGTAGGTTGCTGAGTGCTTTCTTTGACTAAGCCCAAGTTTCTTTCTGCGTCTTCCTAGTCATCTGACCCAGCTCCACCCTCAGCACCAACGGATCTTGCAGCTGCAGCAATACAGTCGAACACCAAGGTAAAGCCTAGATAAGCATCAGGTTTTGGGGCAGCTCATTTGCATGCTGCATACCCCCATGTGATTGGGTGTCTCCCCAAAGCCCCTGCACAAATAAGACTCTCCCCATGTTGCCCACCTCTGTACTCCGTTCCATCTCTCCCTACTCACCACTTCTTGGGAAGCTCACTGTCTGGGGGTGGGTAGGTCTAAAGGAATGTTCCTTTCTGGCTTGAAGACCTCCAGCCAAGAAGCCTTGGTCTCAGCAGCCAGACCCCTATGTTAATCTCATGACCCGAAAAGAGAAAGACTGGGTGATAAAAGTACAGATGGTTCAGCTGCAGAGTAAGAACCCCCGCCTGGATGACTACTACTATCAGGTGAGCCCCAGGTGCTCTTCTTAGTCTCTGACCTTGGCACTAAATGGTCCTGGACTCCATGGGCCCTCTTGGATCATCTCTCCAGCTCTTAAAAGCCATGTTCAGTTAGGTGGGAGAGGCAATCACTACAGGATGGGGGCCACATTTCTAAAGTTGACATCCCAAGATCCTTCCCCTCTACTCTCCTACACTTTGGACAAATGGGATTATTTGCAATTCCCCCAACACTGAGGTTTTGTCTTCATCCTTTGCCAAGAATTTCCCTTACTCAGCCTTAAAATATGGACTTTTCCACTTTTGTGTACTTCTGTGGGTCTTAGAAATGTTTTGTTATAAACATTCatctactttttgcttttttttagatataaaacaCGTGAATTTTATAAATAGTGGGATTCAAACTGTTAAACTGAATAAATGCTGGCAGACATTTTAACTCCTTACCCTGGACCCCCTATCTTCCTTATATTTATGAGGCAAGGTCTGCTTGTGGGTTTTAGGGTTGTCTAAGCTGTGTTCCACTTTGTTTTCAACCTCCGTGAGTCCCCTACCAAGGTTCCCACCTTTATCTTCTTCCTATTTagattaatttcttcctttctttccaccaTGCTTCAAAAACTCTTCCTGCCTGGATCACTGAAAGCGAAATATTTTTATGCTCTTGGTTTTTTGGCGCTGCTCCTAAATGAAGGAGTTTTATTCAAATCCTTGTTTGACTCACAGTCAGTGGCTTTATTTTAGCTTGGGATTTTACAGATTCCTTTAAGAAGACATTAGAGCTGCTGAGCCATTCTTCAGAAGCATAAAACTGGCCTAGAGTGCATTAGCTACTGGCCAATTGACAGTAGTATTATCTCGGTACTGCAAGCTGCTGATGGTCTTCCTGCCATCAGATAACTCTGATTTTTGGAAAGCACAGGTAGGATCATAAAACtaaaagggggagaggggaggaaaagtgTGCAGTGTGTATCCGAGGAAGAAGGAATGCAAGAAGGTTGCAGATGCTGACATGGTTTGCTTCCTGGCTCTCCACTTGGCTCTCTGCCTTTTCATCAGATCTGGTGGTGGTGTCTAGCTCTTCAAGTCCTCAATATGGTGACCCCAAGCCAGATGTTGTGAGGCCCAGGGTATTCAAGATGCTTCAGAGTGGTTGGCAGAAGGACCTGAGGGGCCAGGATCCTTTCTGGAATGAATGCTGTAGGGAAGGGTGTATTAAGAGGTTGCACTTGAGAACTTTAATTCTAAATTCAGAAGATGAGGATACATTTTTCTATCCCATGGACTCTCAGGAATATTATCAGAAACTAGAGAAGAAGCAGTCAGATGAAGAGCTACTTGGGCGAAGGAGCAAGGTTGAATCTCTCAAGCTGGTAACGCCTTACAttcagaaggcagaggcttacgAGTCAGGTAGGACCAGGGCTGACCTGCTGGGTTGGGATAGACATCTGGATGGACAGAGggtggaaaggggaggggaaCATGCTTGTCCTGACTCCTTTTCGTGCAGTGGTTCGAATTGAGGGTTCCCTGGGCCAGGTAGCTGTATCGACGTGTTTTAGCCCTCGCCGAGCTATTGATGCTGTACCCCATGGATCCCAAGAGCAGGTAGAAATGCTACCTTCCCACAACCCTTCTTATCTCCCCTGTTTTGGAGAAAGGACAGGGGCACTCTCATGCTCAGATCTGATTGTGACTtaagagtgagaaagaaatgtgGTCAGACTTTTTGTTAGCCTTTCCAGCTCCATTTCTAGCTCACCTGAGGCCTGGGCTGCTGCTATGAAGGTGTGGCTGATGGCCTGGGACTCTCTCCTAGGAGATAGGAGCTGCAAGCAGTCAGAGGCTTCAGGTGTTGTCCCGGATTGAGAAGGTGAGATGTCAACTCCTTAAGGATGAGTTCCTAATTTACCCTTGGGAATGGAATATTGCTCAAATTGACCTCTTCTTTTCCCACCTTCAAATTCCCAGATGTTTCTTCAGTTACTAGAGATAGAGGAGGGCCAGAAGGATGGGCGTCCACAGCCCTGCTACTCTGAACAGCAGAGCAACCAGGTTGAGAAGCTCTTCCAGGCCTTAAAGACACATGAGCAGAATAATCTGGAGTGAGTGTGGAAAGGTCACATCTCCAGCCCAGGAAGGGAAAGATGAGTGAACACATGGGCTTTGCTTCTGCCCCTTTCTGGCATGTAGCCAGAGCCCTCTATGCACAGCCCTGAAAatgttctcctttctcttgtgTAGGGAGGCAGCAGATGGCTTCCTGCAGGTGCTCTCAGTGAGGAAGGGGAAAGCTCTAGTGGCAAGACTGctccctttcctgccccaggaTCGAGCTGTTAGCCTTCTTCTGGCTATCACCCACCATTTGCCCCTCCTAGTCAGGAGGGATGTAGCTGATCAGGTACCATGGCATTGAGGAGAGAAGAGGACGGTTTTGTAGATGGGTTAGGGacccttcctctccatcctctgtcccccaccctcaGAGATGCCCAAGAAactgctgggcagggagaggtgCCAAACCTGCCACCCTTGGGTGTGGAGGTTACAAAACCAACTACTATAGGGACAACTCATCATCTTGAGGTACAATGACCAAAAAACACAGACACGTGGTTGCACAGGTGTGAGTGGGCTGTGGAGGTCTGAAAAGATAAGGACTCCCTGAGAAGTGTTGAGCCCCCTATCTACCCTTCTTAGGGAAGGCATCCTAGATAAGTGGGTACTGAAGGACCAGTATTAAGGTTGGAGAGACCTGAATGGTGATAGGCTTAGTAAGTAACCCGACCAGGAAAGTACCAAAAACAGGTCATCAAGAAGAGGGGGTAGAGGTGGAGTTGTAATAGAGTCTGAGAGAGGTGCTTACTGACCTTCTTGCAGGCTCTACAAATGTTATTCAAACCTCTGGGCAAATGTATCGGTCACTTGACCTTCCATGAACTCCTCCAAGGACTTCAGGGGCTAATGCTCTTTCCACCTGGCTCCTCCGAGCGGCCGGTCACTCTGGTGCTTCAGAACCAGGTAACATAGTGGGGAggcttttctctttccatagATGACCTCCAGGTGGTATTATTGTCAAGGAATGAGCAAAGGAAtgttccttctccatcttctctgtAGTGCTTCTCTGTGTCTTGTGAGCACTGGGATCACCTGGAGAGCTTACTGAACACAAGTTCCTTGGTCTCACCCCCAGAGTGTCTCATTTAGTAGACCCGGGGCATGGCCCATGCATTTgcttttctaacaagctccccGATGGTGCTGATGGTGCCGTCTAGAGCAGAAGTCACTAAACTTTTTTGATGGTGTACTAAGTTCTGAACCCTATCACCCATGCGGTTGTCTAGAAGTCGGAAACAACACTATACTAAGCACATAACAAACACAAGatagaatatttgaaatgaagaGACTGTAGATGTGAAGGTTCTGATACCCCAATGGATTATTTTGTGAACCCCTCTCTGAAGATCTTTGCCTAAAGCAATGCTGCTTTCAGTGGGGTCCACAAACTACCTGCATCAGTTTCTTGATCTATGGACTCTGATTCCTGAGAGTAAAACCCACAAGTGTGCATTTAATCAACTCTCCACAAAGATCTTTTGGAAAGTTCAGAGCAGGGATTTCCTTCGAAAGGTCTGAAAGTTCTTTGGCCAGCCATTGTAAAATCTGACAGTTTTCAAGGGTTGAACTCCATTTTTTACATGTGACCCTGCCCTTTTAGTTGGgaaaatggcagaaccaggaaAGCACGGAATGCCTCTGGTGAACTCCTTTTACCTTGCATACTGTATTACTTGCAGTTTGGAATATCTTTGCTCTATGCCCTACTGAGTCATGGGGAGCAGCTGGTATCCCTGGAGTCTTCCCTTGAGGAACCCAGCAGTGATCATACAGCTTGGTAAGATCCTAAAGGCCTTGTAAATGCTATTTCAGTCCCCTTGGGGATGTAAAGGCTGAGCTAGGCGAGATATTACCTGAGTGGTATATTCAAGTATTGGGGAGGAAGttgaacagagaagagaaaaatatcagtTATAGCTgttctcccttttcattttttttttccttccttccttttccatagTGCTCTAGAGTGTTGGTTTCCCATAGAAGGTAGTAGAAATGATTAAGGGGGACAAGCTTTAGAGTCAAACAGACCTAAGTTGGAATTCTGCCTTTGTCATTTACCAGCATTGCAACTTTTGGACATGTTACTTTCCTTCTCTAAGCCTGTTACTTCATCTATAAACTAGGGATGTAGGGATACAAGGATATGTAAAGCACTAAgcattgcctggcacatacaaAATATGCAAATGTTCTCCTAACTGTTACAAGCACAGAGGGTGATAGTAGGTGGTGGAAAAAAAGCAGCTTTGGCCTTGAGTCTATTTCCTGCATAAATACAGAGACTCtgatgtttttctgtcttctctgctctCCAGGACTGACATGGTGGTTCTGATTGCCTGGGAGATAGCCCAAATGCCAACAGCCTCTCTGGCAGAACCCCTAGCCTTCCCCAGCAACCTTCTTCCTCTGTTCTGTCACCACGTGGACAAACCCTTAGTACAGCACCTAGAGGCTAGGATGGAGTAAGCGAAGGCAGAAACAAGGTCCTAGCCCCTTGTTCAAGCCCTGTCTAGATTCTGTCATGTAGTTCTTGTAAGGCAAGAATATGGAAGATAAGTTGTATTTAGAAGTAGTTCTAGACACTCTAGCATTTACCCAGTAACCAGTCTGCTCCAGTTAGGATCCTGAAGCCTGTTTCTTCAGCCACACCTTTTAATTTTCTCCCAGATGCTTTGCTCATTTATCATGCTAAGCTACTTAAGGACAAGGATTAATATGAGAAGCTGAATTGTTCATTgttaattcaagaaatatttgagggACAGCTACTCTAAGACAAAAGCATGAGCGACATGAAGGTCACTTCTGTCCTCAGAATTTACCAGCTGCTGGAAAGCGTCAGATATTAAGCAAATCACACAAATACTTTAGAAAATAGAATGATTTATAGTGAAAAATCTGTTCTCTTTGTAGGCTTGCTTGGGTCTACTGATTCAGTTCTGAAATATGTATATGTGGGAAAAGTTTAATCATTAGACACTAGCTATATGGGCTAGGTCTACAGGGATCCAGAGACTCAGGACATTTCTTATGTCTTGATATACTGGAGGATCTCACCCAAAACAATTTCTTATGCTCTCCTTAAAAACTTGAATGATATGCCTAACAGGGCATGACATAAGGCATAATTACAGAGATAATAGAATGATGTGTTGAAACTTGTCCTCAGGAGGTATAATGCCATTTTCTTATGTGTGAATGCCCCCAAGTTGTCCTTAATAAAAGGGACAAGGCCTTGTTATGTCTAACAAAAGTATGACCTTGGAAATTTCTTCATTGttgacatttttaataaagaGTAGCTAAGCTAATAGAGTTTGCTATAAATAACTCCCTTGGGATATGAAATGTTCGGTTTAAGTTGACAAGCAAAGTCATGTATTCATCAGTCCCTGGAGTCCCTTTTATGAACGCGTCACCGTTTTAGGTGGTAGGGTAACCGAGCAGTGAAAACTCCCTGTTCTTCTGAAGCTTATATTCTGGTTAGACAGGGACTGATGGAAAACATCAAGTAGTGATAAATACCTTGGTGAAAACAAAACTGGGTGGGAAGTGACTGAAGTGTAATGGTCCAGGAAGGCCTGTCAATAGCGGTTACAATTAAGCTGAAAGTACTCCCTGTAGAGGCACGGGTGAGCCCAAAGCTGCCAATCAAGAACGAACTTAATGTGTttcaggaacagaaaggaggcaaGTGCAGCTGAAATACACAGATAAGGTGGAAGGGTGTTGAGGTTGGAGAGAGGCAAACAGTGTATAGATCTATAAGCCATGATTTAAAAATCGGGATTCTAACTATGGGAAGTCAGAACTTTAAATGGGAATgtaatgtgatttcattttttagaagatcATTCTGACTGCTGTGTGTTAGAGGAACaagtgaaaaaagcagagaaaaatgttcAGAGGTTTATTCCATCAGCTCAGGAAGAATTGAaaagcaggggtgagggaaagcagagaaaaatttataagtaagaaatttggaagaaagagTTCACAGCCACCACCTTTATCCAGCCCATCAGCAGTGTCTAAGAAGGGGGGGGGGATGAGGAAAAATGGGTTGGGGGGCGTTGAAGAGTCAAGTAAAAATTTTCTAAAGGGAAAGCAAAATTTGACGGTAGTGGTTGGTGTAGGTTGAGGGGGGCTTTCTTTTGAGCGTGACACTATAGCATGTTCACATAATAAAGCACCccaataaagggaaagaaagaaatgcaggagaaagaagaattttACAGGTCCTAGAAGAAGAGGATGTAAATCAGAGCCCAAGTGAAGGGGTTGGCCTATTGGTTACCTGTGTGACCCCAATTATTGTGAAAAAGACTGTGTTAAGAAAGGTACTGATGTTCATTAGGACAACTCTCTGaattcctcctccacccctcttTCCTCACCCCCTCGGCTCCTCTCCAGCTCTGTTGAAGGCCTTGGATCATACTTCCTTGAGAAAAGACTAGTAATGAAACCGGAACTCTACCCACACCACCCCTTAACTTCCCTGTTTCCCTGCCCTTTACAAGGGATATTACTTGACTTCAACTTTCAGGTCAACTCCCTCACGATGGATCAGTCCATTACCAAAGACATGGTAGCACACAGGgcctgtaaaaggaaaaaaacagcacaacagaaaaagaaaaaggagacaggaaCCGGGTTCCGATAGAGGGAAAACATTTAGAGTAAGAAGGCGGAGGGTAATGCCACGGAGTGAGTAAAGCTGCTACAGCGTGCCTGAGGCCGCTAAATTTGGCCCTTAACTCTTTCAAGGTAGTGAAGTAAACAGGCTTGAAGGAAAGGCAGATGTAGCTTTGCTGGAGTAATTGGCGCCAGCCTCCCACAAGCCAGGAATGCAATCGGCCGGCCGAGATTGGGAGAGTCACGAGGCAGCGAGCGGGTGGGCTACACGGCGCATGCCTAGGATGCAGCTGCGCTCAGGTGACCGGAAGAAATGGCCGAGTCAAAATGGCTGCAGAAAAGGCAGCGGGGGGAGCTGCGGGCTGCGGCGCCTGTAGCGCTAAAGCCATGGAGCGGGTTCTACCTATGCTGTTGGTGCCGGTCCCTGTGGAGGCAACGGGGCGGCTGGGATCCCGGGCGCAGTTGCACAGAGAGCAGGAGATTCTGGGGAGCCTAACAGCTGCAGGCAGCCTGCAAGTGCTTTCCTTGGCGCCGGGCGGCCGGAGCAGGGGTACCTGCTGCCTCGGTGGCCCTTTTCGGCAGTAAGTGCTGCGGGAGGGATGGGCAGTGTCGGAGGAGTCCGGAGCCTTAGCTCGGCTGGCCTCAGTGCTCCCCTCCAGGCGTGGAGGTAGCGGGAGAGGAATGACAGCCGCGGGAAACCCCTCAGATGCGATCCGGGTACCCTCTCGGAACCTTTTCCTCGCTTTGCAGCCCCACCCTCGCTTCCCGGTTCCCGGGGCGCGGAAGAGGCATCCAGCTCCTCGGCTGGCCTCGGTGAACCCGGAGCAGGTCCCAACGTAGGGGTTCTTTCATTAATTCAACGTAGGTTAATTGTTACGGTGCTGTGCAACttgcccattttcttctttcagttaaCTCCCTTAAAGATAACAGCTGGGGGTCATCTCTAATTTGAATCATCCTGATACCTTTTTCTTGTGCCTGAAACAGCGACTTCCTTTACACATGGGCTTCCCGCCGCCTTCTTCAGGGATAGTCTAGTttgcccattcatttattcactcagcaaatatttattacacGCAAACTGTTACATAGGAGCAGTCTCTAAAGAGTTAAGACAGCTCTTAAATGTGAAGCTTGCATGACTtgggaaggcagaaaaaaaaattatcctgtaTTAACTTTCCGCTTCTGTAACTCTCCGTTCAGGAGTTAGTTTATGCCATGAAGTCTAAGAGTGCCCTCTGAGtctttgggctctctcttttttgaagttttatttatttaagtaatctctacacccaacatggggctcaactcACAAACCGAAGGTCAAGAGGGTcttgctcttccaactgagccagccagcacccccGGCCtcttttaataatagaaaatgtttagaaaCCATCTCCAAAAACATTAAGTAGTTAAGAGGTGTTTTAGCTTAGCATTTCCATGTTCTGTAACAGTGCCTGACAATAGAGGTTTGTTAAATAAGCGGGTGTTTTAATCGGTTTGGCGTTTGTATTCTTTTACTCCTGATCTCTAGATGCTAAGAGGAAGAATATCTCCATAGGGGAAGTTAGTTAATTCAACTGTGTTAAGTACCTGTGGACACAGTCCTGTAAAGAAAGGAATgaggcagagaaaaggagaacTCTTCAGGTGTTGGAGAACTTAACAGAAGACACACATATGAGGGCATCCATAAGCTACTGCATGAAATTAGTAGATTGAAGGAGGATCAGGAAGGACTTTCTATTTGaattggattttaattttaattcaagtacTTCATAGGGTAAAAATAAGGACAAATTTCTATTATTCAGGGTTTACTTATCTCAAAGTGTATATGGTCCTTTTTATATATGTTGAAATCACTGTACACTgcatagttatttttattgaaaatttcctGTCTTCTCATGTGATGGTATAGTCCATATGCTAATGATGCTTATGGTGTCACTGTATTCTGCCTTTTAAATATACCTTAATTTGTTTAATCTTTTCCATATTCGACATTCAGGTTGTCTTCCAGATTTTCACTGTAAACAGTAAGGAATTGGGTGCTCATGAAAAATCATCAGTTTAGGtataaagatagaaatataaagtatgtcagtcttttttctttaataaatacattagaGCAccaagtctgattttttttcttttttttagatataaaatttattctgtagaaaaaagaaaagatgacacTTTCTCAGTATGGTagctttctctcattccattgTATTGTTTTCAGAAGTGAGccctttattttgatttttaaattttttttaaagatttattttatttctttttaaattttatttatttgacagagagggaacacaagcagggggaatgggagagggagaagcaggcttcccgctgagcagggagcccaacatggggctccatcccaggaccctgggatcatgaccttagccgaaggcagac
Proteins encoded in this window:
- the PATL2 gene encoding protein PAT1 homolog 2, yielding MVEACQPAKMKCLEGPYLNQGPSKSCSPLAPEEELASASQLGEEEDEGEDLDPDLAPEPEGEEEDEVEEEEHDLGDPAVLSAIQNTQRGLLNSSGIKASGVLGMSPASLHFVWQTLDYLSPVPFRTTFPSASSSARHFGPRLLSPDPTLSCSLPTSWPPSFSHLTQLHPQHQRILQLQQYSRTPRPPAKKPWSQQPDPYVNLMTRKEKDWVIKVQMVQLQSKNPRLDDYYYQEYYQKLEKKQSDEELLGRRSKVESLKLVTPYIQKAEAYESVVRIEGSLGQVAVSTCFSPRRAIDAVPHGSQEQEIGAASSQRLQVLSRIEKMFLQLLEIEEGQKDGRPQPCYSEQQSNQVEKLFQALKTHEQNNLEEAADGFLQVLSVRKGKALVARLLPFLPQDRAVSLLLAITHHLPLLVRRDVADQALQMLFKPLGKCIGHLTFHELLQGLQGLMLFPPGSSERPVTLVLQNQFGISLLYALLSHGEQLVSLESSLEEPSSDHTAWTDMVVLIAWEIAQMPTASLAEPLAFPSNLLPLFCHHVDKPLVQHLEARME